Genomic segment of Sander vitreus isolate 19-12246 chromosome 17, sanVit1, whole genome shotgun sequence:
TGTATTGCCCTGCAGATTTCCTTTTATAGACACATAATAGCCACAAATAGCTTACAGACAGCAGACAGCCCGCTGGGCACCAGAAACAGTGTTCACACTTGGAGCTACAAACAACACAACGCTGTTGTCTCAGGCAAgttttagcacttttttttagataaaattATTTTGTCTCCAAAGTTGTGTATTCCTCCTTAGCATGGATCtttcatatattatatactgccACAATATGACAGACGTCAAGCTGAAAACATGACAAATATCTTGGCTGACTGAGCTCAGAACAAAAATAACAGAGATGATTATATCTATTGGACAATTAAAAAAGCCTGCTGAAAAAATAAGTgttgccgtttttttttttttatgaaagatttGTTTTTAGCACAGGTCTGCTGTGAAGAGCTCACATTGTGTAGTGAAGCTGTTTGaacagaaaactaaataaagGCATCCCTGTCTGAACTTGCACATCTGACAAATGAGGATTTTTAATACAGAACTGATACTTTTAAATTCAAATGAACAATATAATATGTTCATTCAGTCTCCAGATAATATGAACCCTTGCCAGCCAGCAGACTGCTGTGACCAATCAATCTCAGCATGTTTCCAATAATGACTTATCAGGGGGCTTGAAACAAATTCATTTACTTGCTTGTTTGAGGCTGCATTGACTTCTCTGTTCCCTTATCAGTGAGTGAAAGCAGACCGTTGGAGTGGATGCTAATCCTTTAAGAACACTACATTCTTCATTCCTGTCACAGCTGTTCGTGTCTATTTCGACCCTGCTGTCCCCCTGTCTCACTGTGGCAGCCGCACACAGagataatcacaaaaaaacaaagcatacaCCTACACCACAGCCTGTTCTTCTTTATTTTACCTCTGGTGTTATGTGATTTGGTATTCATTCAGAGGGACtcgggataaaaaaaaacatctgataAGTGCCTaaaatttaaatatgtaaagagaatcacatttattttgtgtaaagCAGTCAATCTTAAATTATAGCCTTAAACCATTACATGATTTGAATATAATCCTGTTTCCCTGGATTAATATCCATTAGTTGTGGAAAAGGCAGAAAGTCACATTTGTTATGATTTCTGGCGTGTGACGTGACACTTGCTTTCGAACAAGTTATGTCCCCAGATTATTATCACTCAGCAAACAGTCCTCACTGCAGAGCATCACTGTTAAAACAAGTAGTCATGTCATGTTTGTGATCATAAGCAAACGTTCATGGGGTGGACACAATAACACGAACACTTGTGCAATATGGTGCAATCCAGCACAACATTATTGCAAATTACACCAAAAAGCTGCCAAACCAACACCTTTCTGACACACTGTCAACTAAAATGTATCTATCTTGTCTACAGACTATAAAAAGTTTGAGAGCTTCACATCGCCATGGGCGGAGACACTATTTACCAGCAACATTCATAATTTACAGCAGGGCGGTGTGAAGTAGAGGTAGCCAACAGCATTCATTGTTTAATTGACTTTATTTAAAGTTATGACATGTAATTCATGTGGACATGAGAGAGCAGTCTGTTCATGATTTACAGTCTCTGTTCTATGTAGTTGCACAGGCAAAACTCTGTGGTTTtagtaataaaaacaaagtcTTAAAGTTGCAAATGACTTTAATATCACCAAATAGACTATTATTAGCAGCAATATCTGACAgacaaaaagcttaaaaaacacattcaaactgTTTGTTTTACACTAATCCACCACAAAGAGCTAGGTAAATAATAATCTTTGTCCTTCATGTATGTACCCTTACACTGCGGTCAAGGTGGGTAGAAAGCGCTGTCGGAACAGTACACCTGTCTGTCAGGGATGTCACAGTCATGTAACGGCTCTCTGCTGGGGGTCTGTGTCCATAGCTCCACATCTTCATCTGAGATAGAGGGATGAGTGAGGATGATCCGCGGGATCTGTCAGAACAAGTTGTCATGTTTTACGTACATgcatgtcagaaaaagtcataatgtcaAAATGTCATATAATTTAAATATTAGTTAGTAATTATAGTTTGTTTTTgcagttgttttttaaattcgGGAAAGGTTCTAATGAGCAGTAcaccaaagtacccctagggatACATGTACCCCCATTGGAATAACACTGCTATATCCTAATGAGGGATGAGAAATCTGCTTACTGTCATTGTGTGTTTCCCCCCTTGAAGTGAATCATGTTTCATCAAATTAGACTGAAATacaaaaagacaagacaaagaaaagaagtgTATAagaatgacttattttgaaggGGTAAACCACATATGGCTTGAGGCACATCATAAAACAATGGTGAAATTTAAAAAGTATACTCTGTGCTGTGATTGGAGTAAACCACCCACAATGCTGCTGCCGTTGCAGACAACCGCCTCAATCTTCTTGGACAAACCGTCTTCCACGCTCTCCGTCTTGGGCTGTTTTCCTCTTTGGTCTCCGCCATCCTGGGTGCACGGCTGTCGCCCTGTCACGTCCAGAGGATCCTGACGTTCGTCCGGGTCACATACCTCTCGAGGTAGCAGCTTTTCTCTTAATATTTTCATCTTGATGCAGCTCCCGGCATTCCTGAGGGCGCTGACCGCCTCGTGGTGGGTTGCCGCCTGCATGTTGAGGCCATTGACCTGGAAGGACCATGGTCACATTCCACTTTCAGTCTCGGTGAAAGTAGGAGCAGGAGTCAGAGGTGAGGGATTaagtcacacactcacacacagcatAGTTTATCTGAAAATAGCATGTATATTCCCACTACAGACACTGATGAGGGTTTCTAATCAGCTTTAATTTACAAAGGTGTGAATCTAGAGATTGGTTTAGGCTTTTTATTTGTCAGCCTCATTCTGGCTTTATCTTCTTAGGGGAAGTCCCAGCTGAGTGTCCACTGCTGGTCTTatgcatggatgtataatgCCCTCCATTGGTCACAAGAGGAACACCAACAGGAAGTAGGTTTTGTAATAATATTCTTACAGCCagtataaagtacaagtatgtgATTTCCATTCAGTCAACAATATGTCATACACTGGTCAGTGAAAAGGAAATTATAAACAAAGATTACAAATATGGGAAAAATGATTCCCAGCCTACCTCCAGCAATCTGTCTCCAACATGGACCCCTGCCTTTCCTGATGCTCCCTCTTTATTTACTCTGGAAATAAAAATTCCCTGAAAGGAAATAGACATGTTAGCCTGAGAAAAGAGCACTGCTAGCTCTGTTGTACCAGAACTCACCTCATCATGGTCTTTGTAAGGCAGAGAGCCCTTCCCACCAGCAATGCTGATTCCCAAACTACCGCTCTGGCTTGACACTTTGATCTGTAACTAAAAGGAAATTGTTTTATTACAAATATAAAGCTAGGCCTGAGTggagaaaatacaaacaaaaattaGAATAGCAATAATTTGCCACAATCAATATAATTTCCAACAGTGCCTAGCGCAACCGCATAGAGATAATTAGACATTTAAGAAAGATACTGCGTGCAGTTACTCTTAAAGGCACTTGGGAGACGAATGATTCCTGAGGAAGGGTCTTCTCTGTCACCAAAGAAGACTTCAGATGCCCTGTGATGGAGGAGGTCTTTATGTTGGGGATGGGGTCTCCTTGGAGACCAGACCCCGCATTAAGAGCTCTGTGATGCTGAGACTTCGTCCCCTCTCGGGTTTCACCTCTGTGATGGCGAAGCCATCGTGGTACGGCATCATTCTCTGGCAGCTGGCCTGTACCATCCTGGTGATAGGAAATAGTCCAGTGCTTTTATATAGTACTGCTTGTGTATGATATACATCTGTGGAGCCTGATATTTCACTTTGAATTCCTCACAAGACATTTGCAAAATGAGAAATTGTAAAAGGATGAGACATTCAGTTAAATAGGCATCTTCTCATACAGGGTTTCTTGACATGTACTGTGATGATGACGAAACTAGAATAAGTGGAAACCTGCAGTTTATTAATGTCTGCAGTGGCTGATAAAAATGTGTATCCCCATATCAAGACAAATCAAGATGCAACATGATAGCTAGAAGATACCGAAACTGGAAAACAGACCTCAGGTTGCTCAAGTTCCTCTGCGTCCTTCTCTGCACTGGGGCAGTGACCACACACGCTGTCGCTGGCGGGGAACAGTTGGGGTCTTTGCTGATGACACTCTTTGTTTGCCACCCAGCTGAAGCCTGGGATCATGGCCCAGTTTTGGCCATTGGTCCTGAGGGATGGGTTAGTATGTGGCTTTCTACATTCCTGGAGATAGTCAGAAGACACCAGCTGTTGCTGAAAATGTCATTTCAATGTAATATCTTGAAGGAAATGAGTAGTGACAGTGATGGATCAGTGGGGAATACATTTGATGAAACCACGTCCCTCATCTTGAAGTGTAAACTTGTGATGTATCAAGGCAGGACATAAAGTAGGATCAGCAGAATTTCTTTTGCCTAAATGTGTCTTCCAATACATCTTGAGAAGGAGGCATGGATGATGCCATGCTTGAGATGCATTGTAGTCTTACTGAAGAAGCCTCTATTTAAGAATAGTGAGAGGCCATCTAAAgcaccattattattattattttcttagtACTAACAGTTCGGCGCCTGAAACTGAACATCAGTAATACCAGTAACTTTTACTTTCTAGTGAATTAtcagtttttaaaatatgttttgactTAATTGATAATTCACTGAAAAGTAGTTGTAATAGTATTATTTTAACACCAAAGATAAGTATGCCCATCTACAAATGGTTAATCAGACATGTACAATGAGATTCAAATAAAGGTGCACTTGAACATTAAAAAATATGCATTCATTCTCTGATATACTTAAAGCATGCCAGCGACAGTACAACACGCAGGACGCGCAGGGTGGACAAGTCAAACATGGCACATGCTGGCAGTGCATTACGGTAACATCGTGCACTACTggacagacaaaacaagcagtgGAGGGGTCAGGAAATGGAATATTTGGTTTGTTGCCTCAAAGAAAGCCAGTTTAAGTCAAAGCttaattttatattatatatattatattattcttGGATATggataataagaaaaacaacaccAAATGAATCTTGTTTTTAAATCTGATGATTAAGTCTTCCGTTATCTTCTCTGAAATCAATAGGATTTAAAGGAATAAGAAACATGTTTAGTGTTGCACTCGTTTTATTGATCAGTGGTTAAAAAGTCATCCAAACCTCAAGGCACAGTGCCCATTTGAGATCAGTTTTGTGCAGTTTGatcagaaaataattaaaaacataaaaaccaaCACTTGAACCAATTTCTCTTGTCCACTTTTTGCAATATATTTAAAACCAATTTAATACAAATTAGGATGTACCATCTAAAAGAATTTGAGAAACGCCGAGAAGTGCATTAAAGTGGAACTTCTTACAACTGCATTTTTAAAAGGATGCCATCCTTGTGGTACAAACCTCTCCCCAAACCTCTGATGATTATTCTATACAGTACTCTGTTAAAAGGGaaagaaaccttttttttttttttaactgtttttgaCATCTACTTGAAAAACATTGCAAAGCAGTGAAGCACAGCACATATAAATAAGACAGGATTGTTACTTCTGCATAATTAGATTGCAGATGAGTAATTAAAGATTGATGtgcagtacatagatccaaacTTAATTAATCAAATCTATTTAATCCAAAAATAGGTCTAGATGttttacagacaaaaaaagGATTGAAGGCCATCCACTCACCCAATGACAAGTATATGGATTGAGAAAGACATCAGTGACTGTTTTGTTAATTTcttcgatttaaaaaaagaaaaatgtaccaAGTTtgcaaaagaagaaaagtaaaaaaagaaaaagaaatgtgctatacatttttatttacatctGAGCTGCcaaaaagtataaaagtatCAATATTCACAAGAGACTGTACAATAATCCTTAAATCACTAGGTCCAAAAACTCCTGCTTTTATGTTtgcccaaaatgtaaaaagtatcCACCCAGTGTTTTAAAATAGATATAgaacaaatatacatttatgaaggTTTGACCATATTATAAAAGACTTATAATAGTGCAACTACctaatgtatgtttttaaaaagaggcatttaaaaaagtaacaaatctttaaatatcttttgtttgtttttttaaaaaaggagcatCTCTGTGCAGATTATTGCTGTGGACATTAATTAAAAAGAGGAAGGCACAAAGGCCCTGGTAGACTGAGTCAAACACGTTTTACACAGGACTGGAGATGGAGTAAAGTTACAGGCGTCCAAGGGGTTTAATCAGGAGGGGAAGGCCACACCAGGGTTCgtaggtaaaataaaaaaaagggggtCTGCAGGGTTGTGCAGGACGACACAGCGAGACACAGGAggtaaaaaacatttctgagGTAAAGGTCACACAGACGTGGTCACTCTGTCTGCAGCGTTATTGACCTCGTTTTTGTTGGAGTCCAGGCCTTTGGCAGCGTTCAGGTCGTTGCGGATGTTCTCGGCGGTTTTCTTCATCGTCTTTAGCTCGCCGGGGTGAGGCGTGGCCCGTCGAAGTAGTGTTCCCTGTGCGAAGGAAAAGAGATTCAATTATTGGCGCATTTTATAGATCTGTAGCAAAAAAGAGTAATTGTTTACAGTACATCTGTTGTAAGTGGTGAGCATAGGACAGGATGGTTTAAGGCTACCTCATAACTGAGCACCATTGCAAAATGCAAATGTCTAGCATTTTCCTTGCAAGTAGAGAAATGTAACAGAGAAATGTTAACTCAAATAAGCTTGTTTGCAACAAGTTGACACAATTTGGATGTTGATCTAATTACAGTTAAATTGTGGAGGAAAACAcatgtttttagccatgctggTGGCAAGGTTCTTCGACGGTCCACCACTGTTgtacagactgaaatatctcaaaaatTATAATATGCATTTTGAACACATTTATGGTCTCCAGAGGATTAGGCCCCTGActtttggtgatcctctgacatTTCCTCTACTACCAACAGTGGCTTAAAATCAGAGTGAAATATCACCAATATCACCAACTTCTGGATGGGTGGCTGTGAAATTTGCCCTCGAGCTTGCTAGTCTCACCTTGtcgtcatcctcctcctcatcatccagAAAGTGAATGACACTGATCCTGTTCATGGCTTTGTTGTCCCATGTGTCATCTGCCATGTCATTCACCAGGCTCTCCAGTGCTCCACAGCGGGCAAGATTATCAGAGCCTgtggttgtttttaaaagagACAACACTTTGTGTTACTGGAATCCATGCTCACGTCAAAATGCTCAGATATAATTACAGTGCGCGCTGAAGTGAATACTTCAGCAGATTAAAATCAATATGGCTATTGCAATTATGATTGCTTCTCCACAATCTGCCAACTCAAGAAATGAAAGCTGTCACATAACCCAGCACTCATAAGAGAAAGCATGAAACTGCCAGATCACAGTTTCAAATCCCAGCTTAGTCACAGGCTTACAGCAACACAATCTTCCCTGCCCCCAACCTTAGCTTCAGCCTCACCCGCCTGACCTCCGCCAGTCTTACATCTGCATCACTCccacaagagagagagatggcacgtcacaaaaaatgaatgaatacatttttgagggagaaacaaacatctttttttaatagTAAAATACAGTGACAAGCAAACAACAAAGACGTTGCAGTTAATTCCCGATAGATTTAGGTGCAAGGCTGTGGATGACAGCgaagaaaagaaattacaatAAACTGTTGTATCAGGCAGAGATGGAGCCGGCCCTCAGCTGCATCTCTATACCCAGTGGGCGAGCTTTTAATGGCAACAGGCCAGCTGCTGCTAAGCCTCTTTAGCGGTCCAATCCACCACATTTCTGAAAAACATAACCAAGGAGGGCCTCAAGGGACAGAAGAGGCCCTGATGTGTTATAGGCTGTGATCCCTTACAGGACCACATAATCGACAGATACTTCAGGGGAGGATCAGAGGGCGCAAAACCCACTGTGCTTCATCATGTGATAATGTCAAAACTGCGGGACGCTAAATACTCAGAGACGATGCAAGAACTGATGAGGAATATTACTCAATTGTCACAGTGTTGGCACCAAGTCATCTCACTCTGGAAGAAGCCCGACACTTAAGGAGCACTGATCTATAAACAGATAGTacacatgcaaataaacactGTTCATGACCACATATGCTGTCATTTTAGTCCGGTATGAGAGAAAAAGTCTAGATACAGTCTACGCTTCTGATAATTCAAATGATTCATGAAGATTATTCAAACATCTGAGGATTATTTCATGCTTCCGCTTgattaaaaacattacctttATTGTCTGGTTCACATGGCTGTTGTGGCAGCAGCACGCAAGTGAGCACCTTCTCGCCTGAGTCAGGATCATCCTCAGTCTGAAAGGTGATGAGAGGCTGCGACTGGTTTTCTGACAACCATAAGGCCTTCAGTCGTAGCGTGGTCAGTGACATCGGTAAGTGGGTGAGCCTGAAAACAAACAGGATGTAAATCACTGACTTGCTCATATCACGTAGGATATAAGAAACCACAAGGTACCTGCAGGTTTGCAGCTGTTTAGACAAtgtggaggaggaaaaaaaccaCTCCCCCGTCACAGAGgtgaacatgtttgtgtgtgactaaAGCAGCAGACATCGCTGCAGTTTTATCTGAAGACAAAGCATGGACCAAAACAGGCAGAGAAGAGAAGCCAAAACAACCTCTGACTGACGGTGAGTAATATGGCCAAAAACATCAAGATAATCTTTAGGCATCAGAAAGTATTATCAAGTATTAATCAagtttgataaataaaaatcatgTTTCAGTATTTGGTTTACTATTCAATCACAAAGTATTCAAATCCCTTGatcactttgtttgtttgtcttgtgttgGACCCCAGGATGAATAGTCTTCACTACGGTGAtggctaatggggatccttaataaacttgaaaaataaGAAGATATGAATGTGTTGTTGAACGTACCTATTTCCAGAGACGTCTAGCACGTGCAGTTCTGTGGCTTGCGACAGCTCCGACGGTATCCTGGTCAGTCTGTTCTCTCGTACACAGAAGACATTCAGACCACTGCAGCCCCCGATCTAAGTAACAGAGGAGACAATTAGGCTGCACGTCAGTCAGTGTACACATGTCCAGGGAAGCAAAAACATAGTACACAGTATAGGCAGACACATAAAGGTTtcaattgtattcattttttcctAGTAAAAAAAGCTATGTAAATGCAAGTGTGTATAAATGTTTTTAACAAAGCCAGGACAAAAGAAACCAGAGTAAATCTGCCAGCATGTGTGCACTAAATGGCAGAGCAGTTAAATGTCAATGGGATGTGGCAGAGGGACCTAAAATTAGGAACAATTAGGCCTAGCAGCCAGACAAAGCAGAGACTTGATGGGCCAGCGGCTAGACTGCAGTTGTAATCCATTAATGTGCTCCGATACAGACCTGAGCCGGATACAAGTATTGTTACAGAGattcatcattttaaaaggaGCAGGTTAAGCTCATCATCTGCACAGGTTAATATGATAGGTGCTTATTGCATTCATAGTCATCAGCGCAAGGAACAAACAAATTactaaaacaaatcaaacacatAAGTGTGCTTCCATGTACGCGCGGACAAAATTCAGCCAGGAAAAAGTGATCACCAATCAATAGAATCCATAAAACTGGGCCAATGGTCAAGTAAATCAGAAAAGCACAAATCAATACTTGGGCCATGGTTACACTGTGGTTGTTAAGAGATGTCATGCAATGGTGATTTGAGAAAACAATGACGCCATCGATTCATTATCTAGGCCAACTGTTATTTTTCTCCAAACACTGCAGTCTTTGCATTATTAAGACACAGGGGCATTGTACAATGGCTGAAGAGGAAGCCTTTCAGATGAAGCTTTAAGCCAGACGGACCTTCACTTAAACAGACAAGGGGTTAGAAAAGAAtgtcacatacaaacacaatggAGACACTCAGACAGAGCTGAACTAACCAGAGGACTGAGCAGTAAACGTGAAATGAGAGAGCTCAACAAGTAAGAGCATTGTTGATCCACGCGTGAATGAACTTTAGACAGTTTGAGCCAATGAAAATCTCAATAGGTGCAATAAAGAATTACATAACAACAAATGCAGTCTAACTTAACAGCATTGCATCACTGTActcaaaacagagaaaatcacAGGTTTGTAATAATTAGAATGTTATATTGCAGGTCACAGCAGTTTCAGACCATTAATTGAGATGTACAGTTGAAATCTAAACTGCGCCACCTATCTACCTCAAAGTAACAGCAGCCATGGTTTAGACCTGAATATGTAGAGTGTGTCCATGTGTACCATCTACAGGCAAACCGTCTGCAATTTTGACACTTGCGCGTACTTGCGCTACCTTatagcttttattttttaagtactTCTGTTTAATCTATGgatatgtatacatgtgtatatacattttatattttttgtgccCGAGGACCCCCTGGAAAACGAGATGGTGCGTCTCAagcaggcccccaggaagtgcaccaggctttaaagcaaattgaacatagtGGGCAAATAGTGGAATTGCAACTCCCGGCCCATCACGTAATGCCATCTGATCCAAAAAGactttttcccatagacttacatggcGAAAGAGAAGTCTTTATATCAGTGTCACAACCCCCGCAAAATGACTcatttcactatcagaatttgatccaatTCGGTCCAATAatatttggaaagtctagaagagctgcACGATTATACCATGTAATCACCATTCAAGTTAGTGGAGCGCCAAACCGGAAGTAGCCAGCTCGGCCGGCAGAGGTCTCTAGTGCGGCGCACAGTGCGGAAGCTGTGCCAATCAGCCGGGTCATTTTTGGCTCCATGAAGGCTTCAggtgccactgagcaactctcataggaatgaacggggctccgcCTCAGACACTGTATGCAGTTCTTATTATACACCCATGGtctcaaggggtttatcctCAAACTAGATTAGAAATAAATGATGTTGGTTCATATGTGAAAAGCTTACCTCCTTAGGTAGTGACGTTAGCTGGTTTCTGTCACAGTTGAAGTTGGAAAGTTGCTTTAATTTCCCAACACTCCTAGGCAAACTCTGTAATAAATTAATCAAAACAATTAGAACATAAGGAGTTTTTAAATACACTGGAAGCTTAATAACCACACAAGAGTATTTCCTTATCTCATTTGTCTCTTTGCATTCTTCAGAACAACTTATTAAACTGTTGTTTGATCAATTTGTCAATTTATCCAAAGGACAACATAGACAACAAAATCATCATGTGTCACCAATAcagtgacaaagagagagagagatatgttgCTCACACAGTCCATTCATTTAttacacagaaaacagaaaaacagatgcATTGTTAGGAGCAGCCATGTATGCATCCCCTGAATGAGGCTTTCAATCTCTGTTCCACTCTGTGAGAACAACTCAATGTATTCCTGTCACATTCCAGATGTCAGTGTTTAAATATGAGGCtgtgctaatgttttaaataagTTCAAAAACATAGCACAGCATAAAAGGCAGGTTATTTTATGCTTTTTGGGCTATTGAATGTTAGGGCTAACTAAATAGTGCATTTTTCACCACAGGTGTGGTGTTGATGCAGTTTGGTAAAaaggcacaaacaaacacatctaCACTATATATAACAAGCTGATGTCATCTGTAAAGAGGAAGGATTCTTTATCTTCCTAATTATACCAAAACCATTATGCAATGTGCTTCTGCTTTCATTGACTCTGGTTATGCAATATCTACATAGAAACAGCTAATGAAAATGAACTATATAGGTACTAATCCCATTGTTTTCTTTCAATTTTAAAAGACTGGACAGTAATACAGTTGCAAACACACCTGTAGCTGGTTCTCTGTCAGCACAAGTTCAGTGAGGCTTTCACAGTTACCAATGCTCTCTGGAAGATAAGTTAGCCTATTCTGATCAGCTTTCAATATAGAAAGTTTTCTTAGTTTTCCTGcggagaaagaaacaaaaaagaaattatatatatatcaattaaaataaaccttgttcAGACATTGATTAGCAGACTGATGAAGCAGTTACTGTGATACTGTGGAAAATGTATGCTGCTATCTTGTAAAAGTATGTGAAAACATACCAGAAACAAGCTCCCAAGAGTTATAATCATGCTAATAAAAGAGCTTGGAGGATTTACACGCTCACCAGTGCTTTCTGGTA
This window contains:
- the LOC144532176 gene encoding leucine-rich repeat-containing protein 1-like gives rise to the protein MFHCIPLWRCNRHVEMIDKRHCSLLYVPDEIYRYGRSLEELLLDANQLRDLPKPFFQLVKLRKLGLSDNEIQRLPPEIANFMQLVELDVSRNDIMEIPDSISYCKALQVADFSGNPLTRLPESFPELRNLTCLSINDISLQVLPDNIGNLSNLVSLELRENLLTFLPESLSMLHRLEELDLGNNELYSLPESIGCLVSLKDLWLDGNQLAEIPSEMGSMKSLLCLDVSENKMERLPEELGGLVSLTDLLVSQNLIDALPESTGKLRKLSILKADQNRLTYLPESIGNCESLTELVLTENQLQSLPRSVGKLKQLSNFNCDRNQLTSLPKEIGGCSGLNVFCVRENRLTRIPSELSQATELHVLDVSGNRLTHLPMSLTTLRLKALWLSENQSQPLITFQTEDDPDSGEKVLTCVLLPQQPCEPDNKGSDNLARCGALESLVNDMADDTWDNKAMNRISVIHFLDDEEEDDDKGTLLRRATPHPGELKTMKKTAENIRNDLNAAKGLDSNKNEVNNAADRVTTSV
- the LOC144532809 gene encoding uncharacterized protein LOC144532809 is translated as MIPGFSWVANKECHQQRPQLFPASDSVCGHCPSAEKDAEELEQPEDGTGQLPENDAVPRWLRHHRGETREGTKSQHHRALNAGSGLQGDPIPNIKTSSITGHLKSSLVTEKTLPQESFVSQVPLRLQIKVSSQSGSLGISIAGGKGSLPYKDHDEGIFISRVNKEGASGKAGVHVGDRLLEVNGLNMQAATHHEAVSALRNAGSCIKMKILREKLLPREVCDPDERQDPLDVTGRQPCTQDGGDQRGKQPKTESVEDGLSKKIEAVVCNGSSISNLMKHDSLQGGKHTMTIPRIILTHPSISDEDVELWTQTPSREPLHDCDIPDRQVYCSDSAFYPP